One window of Quercus robur chromosome 5, dhQueRobu3.1, whole genome shotgun sequence genomic DNA carries:
- the LOC126727193 gene encoding uncharacterized protein LOC126727193 isoform X1: protein MNRHITGTSVQVPRISALFWGSKKSAAPPQEVDFSLGDFTLTGSTPEGISANEVKSKRISVSVVSSILEVSPNDWDACALDAIGPEKYNPFLTHGFLSSLEESNCAVKETGWMPRHMIVKDECENILGVVPLYLKSHSYGEFVFDHSWADAYYNFGARYYPKLQCCVPFTPVTGPRILICNVFQGSSF from the exons ATGAATAG GCATATAACAGGAACTTCAGTTCAAGTGCCTAGAATTAGTGCGCTATTTTGGGGATCTAAGAAGTCTGCAGCACCACCACAGGAGGTGGACTTTTCACTTGGAGATTTCACTTTGACAGGGTCAACGCCAGAg GGCATTTCAGCAAATGAAGTGAAATCTAAAAGGATATCAGTTTCAGTTGTTTCTTCAATCTTAGAGGTTTCACCTAACGACTGGGATGCGTGCGCTTTGGATGCCATAGGTCCTGAAAAATATAATCCATTTCTTACACATGGTTTTCTTTCGAGCTTAGAGGAGTCTAACTGTGCAGTGAAG gAAACAGGATGGATGCCACGCCACATGATTGTGAAGGAtgaatgtgaaaatattttaggtgTTGTTCCACTCTATCTTAAAAG CCATTCCTAtggtgaatttgtttttgatcatTCTTGGGCCGATGCATACTACAATTTTGGGGCAAGATATTATCCGAAGTTGCAATGTTGTGTACCTTTTACTCCAGTAACTGGTCCAAGAATTTTAATTTGCAATGTCTTTCAAGGATCAAGTTTTTGA
- the LOC126727193 gene encoding uncharacterized protein LOC126727193 isoform X2 translates to MNRHITGTSVQVPRISALFWGSKKSAAPPQEVDFSLGDFTLTGSTPEGISANEVKSKRISVSVVSSILEVSPNDWDACALDAIGPEKYNPFLTHGFLSSLEESNCAVKETGWMPRHMIVKDECENILAIPMVNLFLIILGPMHTTILGQDIIRSCNVVYLLLQ, encoded by the exons ATGAATAG GCATATAACAGGAACTTCAGTTCAAGTGCCTAGAATTAGTGCGCTATTTTGGGGATCTAAGAAGTCTGCAGCACCACCACAGGAGGTGGACTTTTCACTTGGAGATTTCACTTTGACAGGGTCAACGCCAGAg GGCATTTCAGCAAATGAAGTGAAATCTAAAAGGATATCAGTTTCAGTTGTTTCTTCAATCTTAGAGGTTTCACCTAACGACTGGGATGCGTGCGCTTTGGATGCCATAGGTCCTGAAAAATATAATCCATTTCTTACACATGGTTTTCTTTCGAGCTTAGAGGAGTCTAACTGTGCAGTGAAG gAAACAGGATGGATGCCACGCCACATGATTGTGAAGGAtgaatgtgaaaatattttag CCATTCCTAtggtgaatttgtttttgatcatTCTTGGGCCGATGCATACTACAATTTTGGGGCAAGATATTATCCGAAGTTGCAATGTTGTGTACCTTTTACTCCAGTAA